The following proteins come from a genomic window of Sphaerisporangium rubeum:
- a CDS encoding class II 3-deoxy-7-phosphoheptulonate synthase produces the protein MSAEPINLESWRDLPAAQQPDWPDRAALDRVVTELRELPPLVFAGECDELKDRLAAVARGEAFVLQGGDCAETFAGATADNVRNKLKTLLQMAIVLTYAGRVPVVKIGRVAGQFAKPRSKPTEVRGGLELPAYRGDMVNGFDFTAESRTPDPGRLLRAYHSSAVTLNLARAFTKGGYADLRQVHAWNQDFVAESPAGRRYEQLAREIDQALAFMRACRADPEEFHTVEFYSSHEALILDYDHALTRIDSRTGLPYDVSAHMVWIGERTRQLDGAHVEFFSRIRNPIGVKLGPTTTPEDALALIDKLNPANEPGRLTFIARMGASRVRDALPPLVEKIRASGAQVAWICDPMHGNTFEAPSGHKTRRLDDVIDEVTGFFEVHQALGTHPGGIHIEFTGDDVTECVGGGHPIVEEDLALRYETACDPRLNRGQSLDLAFRVAELYRST, from the coding sequence GTGAGCGCCGAACCCATCAACCTCGAATCCTGGCGGGACCTGCCCGCCGCACAGCAGCCGGACTGGCCCGATCGCGCCGCGCTCGACCGGGTCGTCACCGAGCTGCGCGAGCTGCCGCCGCTGGTGTTCGCCGGCGAGTGCGACGAGCTGAAGGACCGCCTGGCCGCCGTGGCGCGGGGAGAGGCGTTCGTCCTGCAGGGTGGTGACTGCGCCGAGACGTTCGCCGGTGCGACCGCCGACAACGTCCGCAACAAGCTGAAGACGCTGCTGCAGATGGCGATCGTCCTCACGTACGCCGGACGCGTCCCGGTCGTCAAGATCGGCCGTGTGGCGGGGCAGTTCGCCAAGCCCCGGTCCAAGCCGACCGAGGTGCGCGGCGGCCTCGAGCTGCCGGCGTACCGCGGCGACATGGTCAACGGCTTCGACTTCACCGCCGAGTCCCGCACCCCCGACCCCGGCCGGCTGCTGCGCGCCTACCACTCCTCGGCCGTGACGCTCAACCTGGCCCGCGCCTTCACCAAGGGTGGGTACGCCGACCTGCGGCAGGTGCACGCCTGGAACCAGGACTTCGTCGCCGAGTCCCCCGCGGGCCGCCGCTACGAGCAGCTCGCGCGCGAGATCGACCAGGCGCTGGCGTTCATGCGCGCCTGCCGGGCCGACCCCGAGGAGTTCCACACCGTCGAGTTCTACTCCTCGCACGAGGCCCTGATCCTCGACTACGACCACGCGCTCACCCGCATCGACTCGCGCACCGGCCTGCCGTACGACGTGTCGGCCCACATGGTCTGGATCGGCGAGCGCACGCGGCAGCTCGACGGCGCGCACGTCGAGTTCTTCAGCCGCATCCGCAACCCCATCGGCGTCAAGCTCGGCCCCACCACCACCCCCGAGGACGCTCTGGCGCTGATCGACAAGCTCAACCCCGCCAACGAGCCCGGCCGCCTCACGTTCATCGCGCGCATGGGTGCCTCACGGGTGCGCGACGCGCTTCCCCCGCTGGTGGAGAAGATCCGGGCCAGCGGCGCGCAGGTCGCCTGGATCTGCGACCCGATGCACGGCAACACCTTCGAGGCCCCGAGCGGCCACAAGACCCGCCGCCTCGACGACGTCATCGACGAGGTCACCGGTTTCTTCGAGGTCCACCAGGCCCTCGGCACCCACCCCGGCGGCATCCACATCGAGTTCACCGGCGACGACGTCACCGAGTGCGTCGGCGGCGGCCACCCCATCGTCGAGGAGGACCTGGCCCTGCGCTACGAGACCGCCTGCGACCCGCGCCTCAACCGCGGCCAGTCCCTCGACCTCGCCTTCCGCGTCGCCGAGCTCTACCGCTCCACCTGA
- a CDS encoding aldose 1-epimerase family protein, with the protein MPQYVLRGGDYHAEITQRGAALRVLRHGGRDVVATWPENGPVPHYSGTLLAPWPNRVGDGRYTFGGETFQVPVNEPERGHALHGLVAFAEWTPAEVGTVEADRGSARFEHVIEPTPGYPFRLALQVRYTLTEDGLTTTLTAENVGEQPAPYGCGPHPWLIADGGAETGWSLELPADRVLLTDDRLLPVSLEPVDGTPYDFRVPRELSATVLDHAFTGLEAGPGGTTQVRLRGADGGVRIAWDAASLPWVQVCTGTGFGHRGIAVEPMTCPPDAFNSGTDLIELAPGGKHEASWTVSVF; encoded by the coding sequence GTGCCTCAGTACGTCCTCCGCGGTGGCGACTACCATGCCGAGATCACGCAACGGGGCGCGGCCCTGCGTGTGCTCAGGCACGGCGGACGCGACGTCGTGGCGACCTGGCCGGAGAACGGCCCCGTCCCCCACTACAGCGGCACCCTGCTGGCGCCGTGGCCCAACCGCGTCGGCGACGGCCGCTACACCTTCGGCGGCGAGACCTTCCAGGTGCCGGTCAACGAGCCCGAGCGTGGCCACGCGCTGCACGGCCTGGTCGCGTTCGCCGAGTGGACGCCGGCCGAGGTCGGCACCGTGGAGGCCGACCGCGGCTCCGCACGGTTCGAGCACGTCATCGAGCCGACCCCCGGCTACCCGTTCCGCCTCGCGCTGCAGGTCCGCTACACCCTCACCGAGGACGGGCTCACCACCACCCTCACCGCCGAGAACGTCGGCGAGCAGCCCGCGCCGTACGGCTGCGGCCCCCACCCCTGGCTCATCGCCGACGGCGGCGCGGAGACGGGCTGGAGCCTCGAACTCCCCGCCGACCGGGTGCTCCTCACCGACGACAGGCTCCTGCCGGTGTCGCTGGAGCCGGTCGACGGCACGCCGTACGACTTCCGGGTGCCGCGCGAGCTGTCGGCCACGGTGCTCGACCACGCGTTCACCGGCCTGGAGGCCGGGCCCGGCGGCACGACCCAGGTGCGGCTGCGCGGCGCGGACGGCGGCGTGCGGATCGCCTGGGACGCGGCCTCCCTGCCGTGGGTCCAGGTCTGCACCGGAACCGGCTTCGGTCACCGGGGCATCGCGGTGGAACCCATGACGTGCCCGCCGGACGCCTTCAACTCCGGCACCGACCTCATCGAGCTCGCTCCTGGCGGGAAACACGAGGCGAGCTGGACCGTCTCGGTGTTCTGA
- a CDS encoding alpha/beta fold hydrolase: MTHAALTPDTAGTLEVPGARLYYEVRGSGPLVVLVGAPMGADAFAPLAGLLAGDHTVLTTDPRGAGRSEVDDREQDSTPEIRAGDLSRLIAHLDAGPAAVLGSSGGAVTGLALVEAHPEQVGVLVAHEPPLIELLDDAGRQRTLTDEIVAAHRAGDRTGAWRRFMAQAGIELPEPVFQQMFGEHRDPAQLADDDFWFGHELRPTTRWRPDLDVLRSSRTRVVIGIGEDSKEELCDRTSRALATALGLDPVLFPGGHIGFADDPAAFAPRLREVLGGA; encoded by the coding sequence ATGACACACGCGGCACTCACTCCGGACACCGCCGGGACCCTGGAGGTCCCCGGAGCGCGTCTGTACTACGAGGTGCGGGGCTCCGGGCCCCTGGTGGTGCTCGTCGGCGCACCCATGGGAGCGGACGCCTTCGCGCCGCTGGCCGGGCTGCTGGCCGGCGACCACACCGTGCTCACCACCGACCCTCGCGGCGCGGGCCGCAGCGAGGTCGACGACCGGGAACAGGACTCGACACCCGAGATACGGGCCGGCGACCTGTCCCGGCTCATCGCGCACCTGGACGCCGGCCCGGCCGCCGTGCTCGGGTCGAGCGGCGGCGCGGTCACCGGCCTGGCCCTGGTGGAGGCGCATCCCGAGCAGGTCGGCGTCCTCGTCGCGCACGAGCCGCCGCTGATCGAGCTGCTGGACGACGCCGGACGGCAGCGCACGCTGACCGACGAGATCGTCGCGGCGCACCGGGCCGGCGACCGCACGGGGGCCTGGCGGAGATTCATGGCCCAGGCGGGCATCGAGCTTCCCGAGCCGGTCTTCCAGCAGATGTTCGGCGAGCACCGCGACCCGGCACAGCTCGCGGACGACGACTTCTGGTTCGGTCACGAACTGCGTCCCACCACCCGCTGGCGGCCGGACCTCGACGTCCTGCGGTCGTCACGGACCCGTGTGGTGATCGGCATCGGAGAGGACTCCAAGGAAGAGCTGTGCGACCGCACCTCCCGTGCGCTCGCCACGGCCCTCGGCCTCGACCCTGTCCTGTTCCCGGGTGGCCACATCGGCTTCGCCGACGACCCTGCGGCTTTCGCGCCGCGCCTGCGTGAGGTCCTCGGCGGGGCCTGA
- a CDS encoding condensation domain-containing protein, translating into MTVEDTQRSPAGPSEQRRELAARLLAARRRGTGDEVPRVPRDGGLLECSPAQRRLWLAAQADRHSATPNVTLGLGLSGPLDLAALDRALAALVERHETLRTVFVNSGGEPRQMILGRVEAPFTVVDLGGEPEAERVAREMALAAGGERFDLTGGPLLRLTVYRLSPSEHRLLLALHHITCDGTSLGVVARELATLYGGGVLPEPAAVRYADYAAWAAARARPQAERRLPFWRERLGDDPAVCVRFPAQEHDPRETRRTGTASLQVGGALVEALRGGAATPFVTVLAAFMVLLHRVRAETGGGAGPGVTVGTASAGRARREFEQIVGCFANMVPVRVRVDGSLGFRALVDATRQELGAALANEIPFDTLVSGLGGRRRPGVHPVFQIAFIQRDDPRPPDGWAGLRAFDWGQEVDDTAYDLTLTMTPHHSGYDLVFTHRLDRVSRRAASALATAFETLLTALSISPDVPVDDLALPALDGFGGPLTDPDGRIRPKAQAPGPADEALAAEAGRIWCEVLGVPRAEADADLFELGGDSLAVTRITAHVKERLGVELPAWVVFEAPTVTGLIGALVASRGEADARD; encoded by the coding sequence ATGACGGTGGAGGACACGCAGCGGTCACCGGCGGGGCCGTCGGAGCAGCGCAGGGAACTGGCGGCGCGGCTGCTCGCGGCGCGGCGGCGCGGCACCGGCGACGAGGTGCCGCGGGTGCCGAGGGACGGCGGGCTGCTGGAGTGCTCTCCCGCGCAGCGCAGGCTGTGGCTGGCCGCGCAGGCCGACCGGCACTCCGCGACACCGAACGTGACGCTCGGGCTCGGGTTGTCGGGCCCGCTGGACCTGGCCGCGCTGGACCGCGCGCTCGCGGCGCTCGTCGAGCGGCACGAGACGCTGCGCACCGTCTTCGTCAACTCCGGCGGCGAGCCGCGCCAGATGATCCTCGGCCGGGTGGAGGCGCCGTTCACCGTCGTGGACCTCGGCGGCGAGCCGGAAGCCGAACGCGTCGCGCGTGAGATGGCTCTGGCCGCCGGCGGCGAGCGGTTCGACCTCACCGGCGGCCCCCTGCTGCGCCTCACCGTGTACCGGCTCTCCCCGTCCGAGCACCGCCTGCTGCTGGCGCTGCACCACATCACGTGCGACGGAACCTCGCTCGGCGTGGTGGCGCGCGAGCTCGCCACCCTGTACGGCGGCGGCGTGCTGCCGGAGCCCGCTGCCGTGCGGTACGCCGACTACGCCGCGTGGGCCGCGGCCCGCGCGCGGCCTCAGGCCGAGCGGCGGCTGCCGTTCTGGCGGGAACGGCTCGGGGACGACCCGGCGGTGTGCGTGCGCTTCCCCGCGCAGGAGCACGACCCCCGCGAGACCCGGCGCACCGGCACCGCCTCGCTCCAGGTGGGTGGGGCCCTGGTCGAGGCGCTGCGCGGCGGGGCCGCGACGCCGTTCGTGACGGTGCTCGCGGCCTTCATGGTGCTGCTGCACCGCGTGCGCGCCGAGACCGGCGGCGGCGCGGGTCCCGGCGTCACGGTCGGCACCGCGTCGGCCGGGAGAGCACGCAGGGAGTTCGAGCAGATCGTCGGCTGCTTCGCCAACATGGTGCCGGTGCGCGTGCGCGTCGACGGGAGCCTCGGTTTCCGCGCGCTGGTGGACGCCACCCGGCAGGAGCTCGGGGCGGCGCTGGCCAACGAGATCCCGTTCGACACGCTGGTGTCCGGCCTCGGCGGCAGGCGGCGTCCGGGGGTGCACCCGGTCTTCCAGATCGCGTTCATCCAGCGCGACGACCCGCGTCCGCCGGACGGCTGGGCCGGCCTTCGGGCCTTCGACTGGGGCCAGGAGGTGGACGACACCGCCTACGACCTCACGCTCACCATGACGCCGCACCACTCGGGGTACGACCTGGTCTTCACGCACCGGCTGGACCGGGTGTCGCGCCGGGCCGCCTCCGCGCTCGCCACCGCGTTCGAGACGCTGCTCACGGCCCTGTCGATCTCGCCGGACGTCCCGGTGGACGATCTCGCGCTCCCCGCGCTCGACGGCTTCGGCGGTCCGCTGACCGATCCCGACGGCCGGATCCGGCCAAAGGCGCAGGCGCCGGGTCCCGCGGACGAGGCTCTGGCCGCGGAGGCCGGCCGTATCTGGTGCGAGGTGCTCGGGGTGCCGCGCGCGGAGGCGGACGCCGACCTGTTCGAGCTCGGCGGCGACTCGCTGGCGGTCACGCGGATCACGGCGCACGTGAAGGAGCGGCTCGGGGTGGAGCTGCCGGCGTGGGTCGTCTTCGAGGCGCCGACGGTCACCGGACTGATCGGCGCGCTCGTCGCGTCGCGCGGGGAGGCCGACGCGCGGGACTGA
- a CDS encoding thioredoxin domain-containing protein: MATIAVTETNFNEIADQQGIVLLDFWASWCGPCRTFGPIFEKASAKHDDITFGKIDTEAERGLAAGFEITSIPTVMAIRDGIVVFAQPGALPEPALEDLIRQVRALDMEAIRKEISEDIDSGRAEGPADGSRP; encoded by the coding sequence GTGGCGACCATCGCGGTTACCGAGACGAACTTCAACGAGATCGCCGACCAGCAGGGAATCGTGCTGCTCGACTTCTGGGCCTCGTGGTGCGGGCCGTGCCGGACGTTCGGGCCGATCTTCGAGAAGGCGTCGGCCAAGCACGACGACATCACCTTCGGGAAGATCGACACTGAGGCGGAGCGGGGCCTGGCCGCGGGGTTCGAGATCACCTCGATCCCGACGGTGATGGCGATCAGGGACGGCATCGTCGTGTTCGCGCAGCCCGGCGCGCTCCCCGAGCCGGCGCTCGAGGACCTCATCCGGCAGGTCCGCGCACTCGACATGGAGGCCATCCGCAAGGAGATCTCCGAGGACATCGACTCCGGCCGCGCCGAGGGCCCGGCGGACGGCAGCCGTCCCTGA
- a CDS encoding helix-turn-helix domain-containing protein, producing MPRKKRDMSNTPEARLGEELRRLRVAAGWTQDELADRIQFSSSMVGFVERAERSPTEDFVLRCEAALGADGKLAPLLAACAKSSPRWFRPWTKIESEARVLRLWEPLVLPGLLQTVEYARAVLRTEPGVLEREAEELVAARIQRQKVFERPDPPIVAAIIDEGVLNRPVGGPEVMHRQLEHLLEMVRHPRVTLQVVPVGIGATTGLAGAFALAQVAGERDAAYLDDSLNGRVTDRADEVHTISLKYDARPRRVPATWTRSTRRTPTCRRSSRACRTRPRGT from the coding sequence ATGCCACGAAAGAAACGGGACATGTCGAATACGCCTGAGGCTCGTCTCGGTGAAGAATTACGACGCCTGCGGGTGGCGGCCGGCTGGACCCAGGACGAACTGGCGGACAGAATCCAGTTCTCCAGTTCCATGGTCGGCTTCGTGGAACGAGCGGAACGCTCACCGACCGAGGACTTCGTCCTGCGCTGCGAGGCCGCGCTGGGAGCGGACGGGAAACTCGCCCCTTTGCTGGCGGCCTGCGCGAAGTCGTCCCCGCGCTGGTTCCGGCCCTGGACGAAGATCGAGTCGGAGGCCCGGGTCCTGCGGCTGTGGGAGCCGTTGGTCTTGCCGGGGCTTCTGCAGACGGTGGAGTACGCTCGCGCTGTCCTGCGCACCGAACCAGGGGTACTGGAGCGGGAGGCCGAGGAATTGGTCGCCGCCCGCATCCAGCGTCAGAAGGTGTTCGAGCGTCCCGACCCGCCGATCGTCGCGGCGATCATCGATGAGGGAGTGCTGAACCGTCCGGTCGGTGGGCCCGAGGTGATGCATCGGCAATTGGAGCATCTACTTGAAATGGTCAGGCATCCACGCGTCACACTGCAGGTCGTACCAGTCGGCATCGGGGCGACCACCGGGTTAGCTGGAGCTTTCGCTCTCGCGCAGGTGGCGGGTGAGCGAGATGCGGCTTACCTGGATGACTCACTCAATGGCCGAGTAACAGATCGTGCCGACGAGGTGCACACGATTAGTCTCAAGTACGACGCCAGGCCGCGGCGGGTGCCGGCAACCTGGACGCGTTCAACAAGGCGAACGCCGACCTGTCGGCGAAGCTCAAGAGCCTGTCGGACACGTCCGAGGGGGACCTGA
- a CDS encoding phosphotransferase family protein: MDSRTKQRLTTAQLGTLIRGALGTEVTSAEELRDGFANAVWLLTLDDGRQVVLKVAPPPDLDLLRYERALLRTEALVYHLAAPAGVPLPRLLHSGFDDPELGSDYLIISALDGVPWNQASLSEEDDAALRHELGHCIAALHTVPGDGVFGYPYAALTGPTWRDAFLVMTGALLDDAVRYRTPLPCSLVDIAGAIHANAFALDAVTVPSLVHFDLWPGNVFLTAEPGGRPRIQAVIDHERAFWGDPLADFVTPTIFGELRDDDPLLAGYREAGGRVSLTPDAVTRDALYRVYLYMILLVEDGPRQYPEESYARIRDLATAGLTRSLTFLRQR, from the coding sequence ATGGATAGCAGGACCAAACAGCGGCTGACGACCGCGCAACTGGGCACGCTGATACGCGGCGCGCTCGGCACCGAGGTGACGAGCGCCGAGGAGTTACGGGACGGCTTCGCGAACGCGGTGTGGCTGCTGACCCTGGACGACGGCCGGCAGGTCGTGCTCAAGGTCGCGCCGCCACCCGACCTCGATCTCCTGCGTTACGAACGTGCGCTGCTGCGCACCGAGGCCCTCGTGTACCACCTCGCCGCCCCCGCCGGCGTACCGCTCCCCCGCCTGCTGCACTCGGGGTTCGACGATCCCGAGCTCGGCAGCGACTACCTGATCATATCGGCTCTCGACGGGGTGCCGTGGAACCAGGCCTCCTTGTCGGAGGAGGACGACGCCGCGCTGCGGCACGAACTCGGCCACTGCATCGCGGCCCTGCACACGGTGCCGGGTGACGGGGTCTTCGGTTACCCCTACGCCGCGCTGACCGGCCCGACGTGGCGGGACGCCTTCCTCGTGATGACCGGCGCGCTGCTGGACGACGCCGTGCGCTACCGGACCCCGCTGCCGTGCTCGCTGGTGGACATCGCCGGCGCGATCCACGCCAACGCCTTCGCGCTCGACGCGGTGACCGTGCCGTCGCTGGTCCACTTCGACCTCTGGCCGGGAAACGTGTTCCTCACCGCGGAGCCGGGGGGCCGGCCGCGCATCCAGGCCGTCATCGACCACGAGCGGGCCTTCTGGGGGGACCCGCTCGCCGATTTCGTCACCCCCACGATCTTCGGCGAGCTGCGCGACGACGACCCTCTGCTCGCCGGTTACCGCGAGGCGGGGGGCCGGGTCTCCCTGACCCCGGACGCCGTGACGCGCGACGCGTTGTACCGGGTCTACCTGTACATGATCCTGCTGGTCGAGGACGGGCCCCGGCAGTACCCCGAGGAGTCCTACGCGCGGATCCGCGACCTCGCGACGGCCGGGCTGACCAGAAGCCTCACGTTCCTCAGGCAGCGGTGA
- a CDS encoding 2-oxo acid dehydrogenase subunit E2: MTEIRVPKLNNNDTQYVLVEWIAKDGAAVRRGDPLAVLETSKAAEEITAEDEGLLGHLLAEGADCEPGQLIARLLPEGLPPVMLTPAAEPAGPSAPEGGEPLRAPGGPVITSKARALMERHGIGEDAVRALGKKIVRESDIESLAAGSLGTAPAAVTETVAALIADTVADTAGDTAGDTDSVADAGLNGETLRLSRAQRRTASVVELSHRTIPPAYTLMKVDIGPALAEGRARTAELRTLVGPTELLVRAVAGLHDRFPLFFASPGDAGTVRTSRAAHVGVTFDLGKGLVIPVVRDAASLGLKEISRTLLDFRLRAMRGELREQDLGGANIVLTLHNEPGVVLAVPIVHPGHTCALALAAPQPEVVPDENGGFTVREVVHIGAAYDHRVLNGRDVILFLGALRDALAFPEGAAS; the protein is encoded by the coding sequence GTGACCGAGATCCGCGTACCGAAGCTCAACAACAACGACACGCAGTACGTGCTCGTGGAGTGGATCGCGAAGGACGGCGCCGCCGTGCGCCGTGGCGACCCGCTGGCCGTCCTGGAGACGTCCAAGGCCGCCGAGGAGATCACCGCCGAGGACGAGGGGCTGCTCGGCCACCTCCTCGCGGAAGGCGCCGACTGCGAACCGGGCCAGCTGATCGCGCGCCTCCTTCCCGAAGGCCTCCCGCCGGTCATGCTCACCCCGGCCGCCGAGCCCGCCGGCCCGTCCGCGCCGGAGGGAGGGGAACCCCTCCGCGCGCCGGGCGGGCCGGTGATCACCAGCAAGGCGCGGGCCCTGATGGAACGGCACGGGATCGGCGAGGACGCCGTCCGGGCCCTCGGCAAGAAGATCGTCCGCGAGTCCGACATCGAGTCCCTCGCCGCCGGCTCACTCGGCACCGCACCGGCCGCCGTCACGGAGACCGTCGCGGCCCTCATCGCGGACACCGTCGCGGACACCGCTGGGGACACCGCTGGGGACACCGACTCCGTCGCCGACGCGGGGCTGAACGGGGAGACGCTGCGGCTGTCGCGCGCGCAGCGGCGTACGGCGTCCGTCGTGGAGCTGTCGCACCGCACGATCCCGCCGGCGTACACCCTCATGAAGGTGGACATCGGCCCGGCGCTGGCCGAGGGCCGGGCCCGCACGGCGGAGCTGCGCACCCTGGTCGGGCCGACCGAGCTGCTGGTGCGCGCCGTCGCGGGCCTGCACGACCGCTTCCCGCTGTTCTTCGCCTCCCCAGGGGACGCCGGCACCGTGCGGACGTCGCGGGCGGCACACGTCGGCGTCACCTTCGACCTCGGCAAAGGGCTGGTCATCCCGGTCGTGCGGGACGCCGCGTCGCTCGGCCTCAAGGAGATCTCGCGCACGCTGCTGGACTTCCGCCTGCGCGCCATGCGCGGCGAGCTGCGCGAGCAGGACCTCGGCGGCGCCAACATCGTGCTGACCCTGCACAACGAGCCAGGCGTGGTGCTCGCGGTCCCCATCGTCCACCCCGGCCACACCTGCGCCCTCGCGCTCGCGGCGCCGCAACCGGAGGTCGTCCCCGATGAGAACGGCGGCTTCACGGTCCGCGAGGTGGTGCACATCGGCGCGGCCTACGACCATCGCGTGCTCAACGGCCGTGACGTGATCCTGTTCCTCGGCGCGCTGCGCGACGCCTTGGCGTTCCCCGAGGGAGCGGCGTCATGA
- a CDS encoding ATP-binding protein codes for MRPIPFRATLIGELELPRITSSPGAARDAVDTWLGDDHPAGFDVRLVVSELVTNAVRHSDLPAAHGVHLRLYDLGGLIRVEVQDPGAVRTTPKAETAGDDWTREGGRGLFIVEQCSTRWGVDYRPSPHGCLVWCEILSGTGERFVGDDHRGTT; via the coding sequence ATGCGTCCGATTCCTTTCCGCGCGACACTCATCGGCGAGCTGGAGCTCCCCCGGATCACCAGCTCCCCCGGCGCCGCGCGAGACGCCGTGGACACCTGGCTCGGCGACGACCACCCGGCCGGGTTCGACGTCCGTCTCGTCGTGTCAGAGCTCGTCACGAACGCCGTCCGTCATTCGGACCTGCCGGCGGCACACGGGGTCCACCTGCGGCTGTACGACCTCGGCGGCCTGATCCGCGTCGAGGTCCAGGACCCCGGCGCGGTGCGCACCACGCCGAAGGCCGAGACGGCGGGGGACGACTGGACCCGGGAGGGAGGCAGGGGGTTGTTCATCGTCGAGCAGTGCTCCACGCGATGGGGGGTGGATTATCGGCCGTCGCCGCACGGGTGCCTGGTCTGGTGCGAGATCCTTTCAGGCACCGGTGAGCGGTTTGTCGGCGACGATCATCGGGGTACGACGTAG
- a CDS encoding FAD-dependent oxidoreductase, with protein MSGTCVIAGGGPAGAVLGLLLARSGVEVTLLEKHKDFLRDFRGDTLHPSTLQVMDELGLADRVAALPHRKTTALWVWTDEEAVKMASLEGLKSKYRYIAFVPQWDFLNLVTEAAKEYPNFRLIMEAEVTGLIREDGTARGVRYRDAEGEHELRATLTVGADGRGSDVRRAAGLVPVEHGAPMDVVWFRLPRDPGDFEDTFLRISPGAIMVAISRETYWQLAYVIPKGAFEELKAKGIEELRASVARLIPFLAGRTGELQGFGEIGVLRVALNRLRRWYRPGLLMIGDAAHAMSPVFGVGINLAVQDAVAAANVLAEPLRAGHVPVELLRKVQRRRTPPTMITQFAQQVVQDRVISPALTTGGTTRIPVDPTRVPIAGAVLRRFVGLGVLPEHVRTEPHPFAG; from the coding sequence ATGTCTGGGACATGTGTGATCGCCGGCGGCGGCCCCGCCGGGGCCGTGCTCGGTCTGCTGCTCGCCAGGTCCGGGGTCGAGGTGACGCTCCTGGAGAAGCACAAGGACTTCCTGCGGGACTTCCGTGGTGACACTTTGCATCCCTCCACGTTGCAGGTCATGGACGAGCTGGGGCTCGCGGACCGCGTGGCGGCGCTGCCGCACCGCAAGACGACGGCCCTGTGGGTGTGGACCGACGAGGAGGCCGTCAAGATGGCCTCGCTCGAAGGGCTCAAGTCCAAGTACCGCTACATCGCGTTCGTCCCGCAGTGGGACTTCCTCAACCTGGTGACCGAGGCGGCCAAGGAGTACCCGAACTTCCGCCTGATCATGGAGGCCGAGGTCACGGGGCTGATCCGCGAAGACGGGACGGCCCGCGGCGTGCGGTACCGCGACGCCGAGGGAGAGCACGAGCTGCGGGCCACGCTGACCGTCGGGGCCGACGGCCGCGGCTCCGACGTGCGGCGCGCGGCGGGTCTCGTGCCGGTGGAGCACGGCGCACCCATGGACGTGGTGTGGTTCCGGCTGCCGCGCGACCCCGGCGACTTCGAGGACACGTTCCTGCGGATCTCGCCTGGGGCGATCATGGTCGCGATCAGCCGCGAGACCTACTGGCAGCTCGCGTACGTCATACCGAAAGGCGCGTTCGAGGAGCTCAAGGCCAAAGGGATCGAGGAACTGCGCGCGTCGGTGGCTCGCCTGATCCCGTTCCTCGCCGGCCGCACCGGCGAGCTCCAGGGCTTCGGCGAGATCGGCGTGCTGCGGGTGGCACTCAACCGGCTGCGCCGCTGGTACCGGCCGGGGCTGCTGATGATCGGCGACGCGGCGCACGCCATGTCCCCGGTGTTCGGCGTCGGCATCAACCTCGCCGTCCAGGACGCCGTGGCGGCGGCCAACGTCCTCGCCGAGCCGCTGCGCGCGGGACACGTCCCGGTGGAACTGCTGCGCAAGGTGCAGCGCCGCAGGACACCCCCCACGATGATCACGCAGTTCGCGCAGCAGGTCGTGCAGGACCGGGTGATCAGCCCGGCGCTGACCACGGGAGGCACCACCCGGATCCCGGTGGACCCCACGCGGGTGCCGATCGCCGGCGCGGTCCTGCGCAGGTTCGTCGGCCTCGGCGTCCTGCCGGAGCACGTCCGCACCGAGCCTCACCCCTTCGCCGGATGA